A stretch of Pyrenophora tritici-repentis strain M4 chromosome 7, whole genome shotgun sequence DNA encodes these proteins:
- a CDS encoding 40S ribosomal protein eS24: MADSQVTLRTRKFIRNPLLGRRQMVVDVLHPNRANVSKDELRGKLAELYKAKKDDVSVFGFKTHFGGGKSTGFALIYDSNEAMKKFEPRYRLVRYGMATKVEKASRQQRKQRKNRMKEFRGTAKTKGGAKKDKK, from the exons ATGGCCGACTCTCAAGTTACTCTGCGCACGCGCAAGTTCATCCGCAACCCTCTCCTTGGACGTCGTCAGATGGTCGT CGATGTCCTCCACCCCAACCGCGCAAACGTTTCCAAGGACGAGCTCCGCGGCAAGCTCGCTGAGCTGTACAAGGCCAAGAAGGACGATGTCTCCGTCTTTGGTTTCAAGACACACTTTGGTGGTGGCAAGAGCACCGGCTTTGCTCTCATCTACGACAGCAACGAGGCCATGAAGAAGTTCGAGCCCCGCTACAGGCTAGTACGATACGGCATGGCCACCAAGGTCGAGAAGGCCAGCAGGCAGCAGC GCAAGCAGCGCAAGAACAGGATGAAGGAGTTCCGGGGTACCGCCAAGACCAAGGGTGGTGCGAAGAAGGACAAGAAATAA